One part of the [Synechococcus] sp. NIES-970 genome encodes these proteins:
- a CDS encoding ribbon-helix-helix protein yields the protein MVKKKRKTTGKSAVTLSLTSQAIDRLAEMAQKSGFSRSAFVENLMAGAVAIAAPEAEKNLCVTVTQKADDEPQVQVSLAENTALSSAPAVFSDSVDSATLTEKITAQEKIIADLEAKLVAANAPRQETVVPAKSTGLTTAQTTKITALETQLKEQEAQLKKSTRAMQEMQQKLDRVALEKAALQQEIDKKDQILAQTKIDQAALTKGIEAEKAMVAQLQQQSNANAAAKVTEAELQETITALRQEKEQLQGQFQEATQAQASLGRKVTQLEEALKAAQADRTQALASLQQAYSDLKQQYKTQGDRLRILESKAHQTTAVTSVGEFYLNRWRKY from the coding sequence ACGTAAGACCACTGGCAAAAGTGCTGTCACTCTGTCCCTTACGTCCCAAGCCATTGATCGCCTCGCAGAAATGGCCCAGAAATCTGGCTTTTCTCGGTCAGCTTTTGTGGAGAATCTCATGGCAGGCGCTGTGGCGATCGCCGCTCCAGAAGCAGAAAAAAACCTTTGTGTTACCGTCACCCAAAAAGCAGATGATGAGCCCCAAGTGCAAGTCAGTCTTGCTGAAAATACTGCATTAAGCTCTGCCCCGGCAGTATTTTCGGATTCTGTGGATAGCGCTACATTAACAGAAAAAATCACTGCCCAAGAGAAAATAATTGCAGATTTAGAAGCTAAATTAGTCGCCGCCAATGCCCCTCGTCAGGAAACTGTTGTCCCGGCAAAATCTACAGGTTTGACAACAGCTCAAACGACAAAAATCACTGCCCTTGAAACACAATTAAAAGAACAAGAAGCTCAACTTAAAAAATCCACTCGAGCAATGCAAGAGATGCAGCAAAAATTGGACCGAGTTGCCCTAGAAAAAGCTGCATTACAACAGGAAATTGACAAAAAAGATCAGATTCTTGCCCAGACAAAAATCGATCAAGCTGCTTTAACAAAAGGCATCGAAGCTGAAAAAGCAATGGTAGCGCAATTGCAACAACAGTCCAATGCCAACGCTGCGGCAAAAGTAACTGAGGCAGAACTTCAAGAAACCATTACCGCCCTGCGCCAAGAAAAAGAACAGCTCCAAGGACAGTTTCAGGAGGCAACTCAGGCCCAAGCTTCCCTAGGACGAAAAGTTACCCAATTGGAAGAAGCTCTCAAAGCCGCCCAAGCGGATCGAACCCAGGCTTTGGCCAGTCTCCAACAAGCTTATAGCGATTTAAAACAGCAATATAAAACCCAAGGCGATCGCCTCCGTATTTTAGAATCTAAAGCTCATCAAACAACAGCCGTTACCAGCGTGGGGGAATTTTACCTTAACCGTTGGCGTAAATATTAA